The genomic DNA TTACTCTTGGCGGCGAAGACCAGTGAAAGGGTGGAGGGTTTCTGGGAGGATGCCGCGTCACTCTCCTGGCGGTGTGCCACAGAGATGACGCTCGCTCGCGGGTCGACGTCTCCCAGCGCGGAGCGCTGCTGCGTTCCCGGTACGGACACTCGCCCGCCCGCTGCGAGCGGCGGTTTTCTCGCGGCGTGTGGCGGGGCTCGCCTGAGGCGGGCGATGGCCCTCGCGATGGCCAGCCGGTGCGGGGCGGGCGTGAGCGAGCCGTCCAGGGCCTCGGCCACCCGCCCCGGATCGAGGGAGGCGAGCGCGCCCGGGTCGGCGGCCAGGTCCGCAGCCCGGGCCACGATCTGCTCCGAGATGCGCGCGAGGGCCGGACGGGCCTCGCGCTCGAGGTCGAGGCCGTCGACTTCTTCGGGATGCGCCAGGAACTCGCGCTCCAAGGCGCGTGCCGCCTCGATCTGGGCGCGGAAGAGGGCCTCGATCGCCGCCGGGTCGAGGCCCCGCTCGGCGGCCCGCGCACGGACCGCGCCGAGGACGCGCGCCTCCTGCTCCGGATCCTCCACCGGCCGGCCCGTCTTCTGCTTGGCCGCGGCGACGGCCGGCATGAAGGCGAGCCGCAGGTCGACGAGCGCCAGGAGCGCTTCCAGATCCGACGCGAAGGCGGAGCGGGCGGCCGCGCGTGGCGCGCCGAGCCAGCGGGCGCGGAGCGCGGCGAGCGTCCCGTCGGCCTCGCGAGCGCGGAGCCAGGCATCGAGCTCGGCGACGAGCGCCGGATCGCGCCCGAGGTAGGCCTTCCGATCGCGGGTGAACGGCCCCAGACGGACGGCGCCGGGGAGCGCGAGCGCGTCCGCCTCGGCCTCGTCGGTCAGGATGGCATCCGCGGCCCCGCTCGCGAGCAGCTCCGCGAGCGCGCGGTTGTCGTTCGTCCGCACCAGCAGCGCGTGCGGGAAGAGGCGCGCGGCGACCCGCTCGAGGTGCCCGCCCGCGTTCACCCCGAGTCGGAGCCAGGAGCTGCGCGGGTCGAGCCGCTGGTGGGCGAGCACGACCGCCCCCGCCTCCGCGACCGGGCGCGTGAATACGCCCGCCACGGCCCGCTCCGGGCGGGCCGTGACGCCGCCCATCGCGAGGTCGAAGCGCCCCGCCGCGAGGTCCCGCGTCAGCTCCGGCCAGCGGAAGCGGACGAGCTCGAGGCGGCGGCCGCTGTCGCGCGCGAAGCGGCGTGCGACCTCGACGTCGAGCCCCTCGAGCGTGCCGTCGCGCGTGAGCGAGAAGGGCGAATAGTCGCCGCTCGTGCCGACACGGAGCGGCGGCAGCGCGGGCGGCGCGTGGAGGCACGCCGCGGCGAGGACGGCCAGCGCCGCCGCGCGCCTCACAGCCCGAGCACGTCGCGCATCGAGTAGAGGCCGGGAGGCCGTCCCGCCACCCAGCGCGCGGCGCGCAACGCGCCGCGCGCGAGGCAGTCGCGGCTCTGGGCACGGTGGACGAGCTCGAGGCGCTCGCCGAGGCCGCCGAAGACGACCGTATGGTCGCCGACGGCGTCGCCGGCGCGCAGCCCCACGATGCCGATCTCGTCGCGTGGCCGCTCGCCCACCAGCCCCTCCCGTGCGAGCCGCTTCGCCCGCTCGAAGTCCTGGCCGCGCGCCGCCGCCACCGCGCGCGCGAGCGCGAGGGCCGTGCCGCTCGGCGCGTCTGTCTTCGCGTGGTGGTGCAGCTCGACGATCTCGGCCTCGAAGCTCGTGTCGAGGAGGCGCGCGGCGAGGCTCACCAGCGCGGTCAGCACGGTCACCCCCACGCTCATGTTGGGCGCGAGCACGGTCCGGGTGCGGGCGGCGAGCGCGGCGAGCTCGCGCTGCTGGCCGGCGTCGAGGCCGGTGGTCCCGATCACCAACCCCGCGCCGCGCTCGGCCGCGAGGCGCGTGTGCGCGAGGGTCGCCGCGGGCGCCGTGAAGTCGAGGACCACCTGCTCCGCCCGGCAGACGGCGCCGAGGTCGTCGCCGACGCGCACGCCGACCGCCGCGCCGCCGGCCGCCTCGCCCGCGTCCCGTCCGACCGCCGGGTGGCCGGCCGCCTCGATCGCGCCCGCGACCCGCAGGCGCGGGTCCTCGCGCGCGAGCGCGACCAGGAGCCGGCCCATGCGCCCCGCCACGCCGCAGACGACGATGGGCAGCGCCCTCGGCGCGCTCGGCTCAGACGAGCTCGTACTCGTGCAGCACCGCCTCGAGCCTGATGCGCGCCCCCGGGCTCATGGACATGAGCGGGAGGCGGAACTCGTCGGCGCACCGGCCCATCATGCCGAGCGCGGTCTTCACCGGGATCGGGTTCACCTCGAGCGTGAGCGCCTGCATGAGGGGGAGCAGGCGGTGGTTCAGCATCCGGCTGCGCTCCAGGTCGCCCGCGAGGAGCGCGTCGGTCAGCTCGACGTAGGCGCGCGGCATCAGGTTGGCACCCACCGAGATCACGCCGTGGCCGCCCGCGGCCATGATGGGGAGCGTCAGGATGTCGTCGCCCGCGTAGACCCCGAAGTCCGGCCCCGACTCGTCGATGATCTCGAGCACCTGCGCCAGGTTCCCGCTCGCCTCCTTCACGCCCGCGATGTTCGGGATGTCCGCGAGGCGCGCGATCGTCTCGGGCGTGATGTTCGAGCCGGTGCGGCCCGGGATGTTGTAGAGGATGAGCGGCAGCCTGGTCGCGTCGGCGACCGCGGCATAGTGGCGGTAGATGCCGTCCTGCGTCGGCCTGTTGTAGTAGGGCGAGATCAGGAGGGCGGCGGCCGCGCCCGCCTCCTCCGCGCCGCGCGTGAGCCGGATGGCCTCCGCCGTCGAGTTGGAGCCGGTGCCCGCGATGACCGGCACGCGCCCGCGTGCGACGCGCACCACCTCGCGCACGACCGCGACGTGCTCCTCGTGCGTCAGGGTCGCGGCCTCGCCCGTCGACCCGCAGGGGACGAGGGCGTTGATGCCGCCCGCGATCTGCGCCTCGACCAGCGCGTCGAGGGCCTCGATGTCGACCTCGCCGGCGCGGAAGGGGGTGACCAGGGCCGTCATGGCGCCGGTGAGCATCGCTACACCTCCACCTGCCCCTCGAAGACCTCGACCGCGTCCCCGGTCATGAGAACCCGATCGTCGGGGCGCCAGTCGATCTCGAGCTCGCCGCCCCGGAGCGCCACGACCACCCGCCGGCCGCCTCGCCCCGTGCGCGCGGCGGCGACGGCGGCGGCGCACGCGCCCGTGCCGCACGCCATGGTCTCGCCCGCACCGCGCTCCCACACCCGCATCTCGAGCCGCTCCGGACCGAGGGCACGGACGAACTCGGTGTTCACGCCGCGCGGGAAGAACGGGTGGCGCGCGAAGCGGGGCCCCAGGTCGGCGAGGGGCAGGCCCGCGACGTCGCCATCCACGAACACGACGCAGTGCGGGTTCCCCATCGAGACGCAGGTGACGACGTAGCGGTGCCCGTCCACCTCGAGCGGGCGGTCGACGACCTCGCCGTCCGCGGCGACGGGAATCTGCCGGCCGTCCCACAGCGGCCGCCCCATGTCGACGCTGACGCGCGCCACGCGGCCGTCGCCGTTCAGTTCCGTCCGGACCGTCTTCACGCCCGCGTCGGTCTCGACGCGGAGCGGGTCGGCGGTGACGAGCCCCCGGTCGTGCACGAACTTGGCGAGCCCGCGGATGCCGTTGCCGCACATCTCGGCGCGGCTGCCGTCGGCGTTGTAGATGGTCATGCGGCAGTCGGCGGCTGCGGAGCTCTCGAGCAGGATGAGGCCGTCGGCGCCGATGCCGCGGCGGCGGTCGCAGAGGCGGGGCGCGAGCGCCGCGGGATCGCCCGGGAAGCCCGCGCGCGCATCGACGTAGACGAAATCGTTCGCCGTGCCGTGCAGCTTCGCGAAGCGGAGAATGGCCATGGCGCCGCGCCGAACCCTTACAATGCGCTGCGTTGCAGCGTCAACCGCGGTCGCCTCGACGCTCGTGGGACGCGCCCCGTTGCATTCGTCCGCCCGCGGATGATTCTCTGCGCCCCATGCTCTTGACGCCTGCCGACGCCGCGCTGGTGCGCGAGCGCTTCGGGACGCCGTGCTTCGTCTACGACCGCGCGGCGCTCGAGGCCGCTGCCCGCACCGCGCTCGCCTTCCCGCACGCCTTCGGGTTCACGCTGCGCTACGCGATGAAGGCGAACTCGAGCCACGCCGTGCTGGCGATCTTCCGCGACCTCGGCCTGCACATCGACGCGTCGAGCGATCCCGAGGTCGAGCGCGCACTGCGCGCCGGCTTCGCCCCCGGGCACATCCAGCTCACCGCGCAGGTGCCCTCGCGCCGGCTCGAGGAGTTCGTGGCTCTGGGCGTCCTCTACAACGCCTGCTCGCTCCACCAGCTCGACCGCTATGGCCGGGTGCTCCCCGGCCGCGACGTGACCATCCGGGTGAACCCGGGCCTCGGCAGCGGCTCGACCAACCGCACCAACACCGGCGGCCCCGCCGCGAGCTTCGGCATCTGGCACGCGCATTTGGACGAGGCGAAGGCGCTCGCCGCCCGCCACCGGCTCGTGGTCCGCGGGCTCCACACCCACATCGGCTCGGGCAGCGATCCGGCGGTGTGGATGCGCGTGGCGGGCCTGGTGCTCGAGATCGCGGAGCGGCTGCCCGCCGTCATCACGGTCAGCCTCGGCGGCGGCTTCAAGGTGGCGCGCGTCCCGGGCGAGCAGGCGACGGACCTCGCCGCCGTCGGGTCGGTCGTGCGGCAGGCGTTCGTCGGCTTCCATCGCCGCACCGGCCGCAGGCTCCATCTCGAGATCGAGCCGGGGACCTACCTCGTCGCCAACGCCGGCGTCGTGGTCGCCACCTGCGTCGACGTGGTCGACACCGGGCAGGACGGCTACCTCTTCGCCAAGCTCGACGCCGGCATGACGGAGGTGACCCGCGCCTCGCTCTACGGCGCGCAGCACCCGATCGCGGTGCTCGCGGAGGGGCGCCCGGCGGCGCGCGTCGTGTTCGTCGGCCCGTGCTGCGAGTCGGGCGACATCCTGACGCCCGCGCCGGGTGATCCCGAGGCGCTGGCGCCGCGCGAGGTGGCGCGGCCCGAGATCGGCGACCTCGTCGTCGTCGGCGGCGCGGGCGCGTACTGCGCCGCCATGAGCACCGGCAACTACAACTCCTATCCGCTCGCACCCGAGGTGCTGCGCGAGCCGGACGGAAGCCTCCGGCTGGTGCGGCGGCGGCAGAGCCTCGAGCAGATGCTCGCGAACGAGGTCGAGTAGCAGCGATCGGAAAGCGGCAGCCGCCGGGGCGCTACGGGGTCGCCGGCTCGGCGGCCGGCGCGCCCGGCGGATTCCCGTAGCGCACGTTCACCGGCCCCGCCGGCGCGCTCCGGTAGCCGTCGAGCGTCACGGCCGTGACCCGGTAGCGGTAGCGCTCGCCGGGGCGCACGTCCTTGTCGACCCATTCGAGGTGACGCTCCTTGCGGAAGCGCTGCTGGTCCTCGAGCATGACGGTGCCGATCTTCGCGAACCCGGGCGGCGCGCCCTCGCCCGCGGCGCGCTCGATCTCGAAGCCGCCCAGGTCGTTCATGCGGCCCCCGCCCGTGTAGTGCGTCGGCCGGAGCCAGGAGAGACGCACGCCCTCCGGGGTCACGATCGCGGCCAGGTTCTCGACCGCCTCGGGTTCGACCAGCTGGGGCGGGACGGGCCGCCCCTTGCGGCCGCAGGCCCCGAGCGCGCCGGCCAGCACGAGTAGCACGACCGCGGCGCGCCTCACGAGGCGTCCTCCCGTGCCGCGCGGGCGAGCTGGCGTGCGACCTCGCGCGGTGCGGTCCCGCCGACGACGCGGCGGCGCGCCACGGAGCGCGCGGGCGTCAGGCGCCGGACCAGCTCCGGGGTGAGATGCGGCGAGTGCCTGCGCAGGAGGTCCGCGTCCAGCTCCCGCAGCGACGTCCCGGTCGCGAGGCAGTGCCGCACGAGGCCGCCCACGATCGCGTGCGCGCGCCGGAAGGGAACGCCGCGCTCGACCAGCAGGTCGGCCAGGTCGGTGGCGAGGAGGAGGCCGTCGGCCGCGGCCGCCATGCGCGCGGTGCGGAAGCGCAGGTGCGGCAGCATCGCGGCCATCACGTCGAGCGACTGCCCGAGCGTGTCGGCGGCGTCGAAGAGCGGCGGCTTGTCCTCCTGCAGGTCCTTGTTGTACGCGAGCGGCAGCCCCTTCAGCGTGGTCAAGAGCGCCACCAGCGCGCCCGTCACGCGCCCCGTCTTGCCGCGCACCAGCTCGGCCACGTCCGGGTTCTTCTTCTGCGGCATCATCGAGCTGCCGGTCGCGAAGGCGTCGGGCAGCTCGATGAAGCCGAACTCCTCGCTCGCCCACAGGACGATCTCCTCGGCCAGGCGCGAGAGGTGCACGGCGCAGATCGCCGCGGCGGCGAGGAACTCCGCGGCCGCGTCGCGGTCGGCGACCGCGTCGACGCTGTTGGCGGTGACGCGCGCGAAGCCGAGCTGGCGCGCGACGAACCGCCGGTCGAGCGGGAAGCCCGCGCCCGCGAGCGCGCCGGCGCCGAGCGGCAGCTCGTCGGCGCGCGCGCGGCAGTCGCGGAGGCGGGTGCGGTCGCGCGCCAGCATCTCGCGATAGGCGAGGAGGTGGTGCGCCAGCAGGATCGGCTGCGCGCGCTGGAGGTGCGTGTAGCCGGGGAGGAGCGCATCGCGATGCCGCCGGGCGAGCGTGGCGAGCGCGCGCTGCACGCGCGCGAGCGCGGCGTCGAGGGCAGCGCACTCGGCGCGCAGCCAGAGGCGCAGATCGAGCGCCACCTGGTCGTTGCGGCTCCGGCCGGTGTGGAGCTTCCCGCCGACGGGCCCGACCAGCTCGGTGAGCCGCCGCTCGATCGCCATGTGGATGTCCTCGTCGGAGGGGAGGAAGCGGAAGCGCCCCGCGTCGAGCTCGCGGCGCACGCGCGCGAGCCCGCCCTCGAGGCGCGCGCCCTCGCGCCGGGTGAGCAGCCGCGCGCGCACCAGCGCGCGCACGTGGGCCACGCTCCCCGCGACGTCGTGCGGG from Deltaproteobacteria bacterium includes the following:
- a CDS encoding transporter substrate-binding domain-containing protein, with the translated sequence MRRAAALAVLAAACLHAPPALPPLRVGTSGDYSPFSLTRDGTLEGLDVEVARRFARDSGRRLELVRFRWPELTRDLAAGRFDLAMGGVTARPERAVAGVFTRPVAEAGAVVLAHQRLDPRSSWLRLGVNAGGHLERVAARLFPHALLVRTNDNRALAELLASGAADAILTDEAEADALALPGAVRLGPFTRDRKAYLGRDPALVAELDAWLRAREADGTLAALRARWLGAPRAAARSAFASDLEALLALVDLRLAFMPAVAAAKQKTGRPVEDPEQEARVLGAVRARAAERGLDPAAIEALFRAQIEAARALEREFLAHPEEVDGLDLEREARPALARISEQIVARAADLAADPGALASLDPGRVAEALDGSLTPAPHRLAIARAIARLRRAPPHAARKPPLAAGGRVSVPGTQQRSALGDVDPRASVISVAHRQESDAASSQKPSTLSLVFAAKS
- a CDS encoding 4-hydroxy-tetrahydrodipicolinate reductase — translated: MPIVVCGVAGRMGRLLVALAREDPRLRVAGAIEAAGHPAVGRDAGEAAGGAAVGVRVGDDLGAVCRAEQVVLDFTAPAATLAHTRLAAERGAGLVIGTTGLDAGQQRELAALAARTRTVLAPNMSVGVTVLTALVSLAARLLDTSFEAEIVELHHHAKTDAPSGTALALARAVAAARGQDFERAKRLAREGLVGERPRDEIGIVGLRAGDAVGDHTVVFGGLGERLELVHRAQSRDCLARGALRAARWVAGRPPGLYSMRDVLGL
- a CDS encoding 4-hydroxy-tetrahydrodipicolinate synthase → MLTGAMTALVTPFRAGEVDIEALDALVEAQIAGGINALVPCGSTGEAATLTHEEHVAVVREVVRVARGRVPVIAGTGSNSTAEAIRLTRGAEEAGAAAALLISPYYNRPTQDGIYRHYAAVADATRLPLILYNIPGRTGSNITPETIARLADIPNIAGVKEASGNLAQVLEIIDESGPDFGVYAGDDILTLPIMAAGGHGVISVGANLMPRAYVELTDALLAGDLERSRMLNHRLLPLMQALTLEVNPIPVKTALGMMGRCADEFRLPLMSMSPGARIRLEAVLHEYELV
- a CDS encoding diaminopimelate epimerase, which encodes MAILRFAKLHGTANDFVYVDARAGFPGDPAALAPRLCDRRRGIGADGLILLESSAAADCRMTIYNADGSRAEMCGNGIRGLAKFVHDRGLVTADPLRVETDAGVKTVRTELNGDGRVARVSVDMGRPLWDGRQIPVAADGEVVDRPLEVDGHRYVVTCVSMGNPHCVVFVDGDVAGLPLADLGPRFARHPFFPRGVNTEFVRALGPERLEMRVWERGAGETMACGTGACAAAVAAARTGRGGRRVVVALRGGELEIDWRPDDRVLMTGDAVEVFEGQVEV
- a CDS encoding diaminopimelate decarboxylase, whose amino-acid sequence is MLLTPADAALVRERFGTPCFVYDRAALEAAARTALAFPHAFGFTLRYAMKANSSHAVLAIFRDLGLHIDASSDPEVERALRAGFAPGHIQLTAQVPSRRLEEFVALGVLYNACSLHQLDRYGRVLPGRDVTIRVNPGLGSGSTNRTNTGGPAASFGIWHAHLDEAKALAARHRLVVRGLHTHIGSGSDPAVWMRVAGLVLEIAERLPAVITVSLGGGFKVARVPGEQATDLAAVGSVVRQAFVGFHRRTGRRLHLEIEPGTYLVANAGVVVATCVDVVDTGQDGYLFAKLDAGMTEVTRASLYGAQHPIAVLAEGRPAARVVFVGPCCESGDILTPAPGDPEALAPREVARPEIGDLVVVGGAGAYCAAMSTGNYNSYPLAPEVLREPDGSLRLVRRRQSLEQMLANEVE
- a CDS encoding fibronectin type III domain-containing protein, producing MRRAAVVLLVLAGALGACGRKGRPVPPQLVEPEAVENLAAIVTPEGVRLSWLRPTHYTGGGRMNDLGGFEIERAAGEGAPPGFAKIGTVMLEDQQRFRKERHLEWVDKDVRPGERYRYRVTAVTLDGYRSAPAGPVNVRYGNPPGAPAAEPATP
- the argH gene encoding argininosuccinate lyase — translated: MTRRRARARAPKAWAGRFAAPAASVAEAFTTSLPFDRRLYPHDVAGSVAHVRALVRARLLTRREGARLEGGLARVRRELDAGRFRFLPSDEDIHMAIERRLTELVGPVGGKLHTGRSRNDQVALDLRLWLRAECAALDAALARVQRALATLARRHRDALLPGYTHLQRAQPILLAHHLLAYREMLARDRTRLRDCRARADELPLGAGALAGAGFPLDRRFVARQLGFARVTANSVDAVADRDAAAEFLAAAAICAVHLSRLAEEIVLWASEEFGFIELPDAFATGSSMMPQKKNPDVAELVRGKTGRVTGALVALLTTLKGLPLAYNKDLQEDKPPLFDAADTLGQSLDVMAAMLPHLRFRTARMAAAADGLLLATDLADLLVERGVPFRRAHAIVGGLVRHCLATGTSLRELDADLLRRHSPHLTPELVRRLTPARSVARRRVVGGTAPREVARQLARAAREDAS